One Streptosporangium sp. NBC_01495 DNA window includes the following coding sequences:
- a CDS encoding FdrA family protein: protein MASTDVVRTRTGVYHDSVSLMRVSRAATALSGVEVAVVAMATELNLGIAAELGFDLPQAGPADLLIALRGEADALEAASAELDGLLAALSAPSAGGGGGGGGAERPPRTVRAAARERAATLALVSVPGPHAFAEALDAVEAGLSVMIFSDNVPVEQEVLLKRRAAERGVLVMGPDCGTAVIGGAGLGFANVLRPGPVGLVAASGTGAQQVTCLLDLAGVGVSHVLGVGGRDLSADVGGLSTLRALEALDADPATELIVLISKPPAPEVARAVGEAVAKLGTPVVTALLGPGQDDLTSVTEAALRALGVPVPTWPSWPAPGAARTEQRAPGAAPGLPKTTTAAPGLPETTGAKAGGNVRGIYSGGTLCVEARLIVGTGEFTDFGDDAYTVGRAHPMIDPTLRLEALAEVPPGDVALLDVVLGHGADPDPAARLAPAVAEAVARGVTAVVALVGSEGDPQGLAAQAEALNAAGATVFTSNAEAAGYAARAATGVAANAR from the coding sequence ATGGCGAGTACTGATGTGGTCCGGACGCGCACGGGGGTCTACCACGACTCCGTGAGCCTGATGCGGGTCAGCCGCGCGGCGACCGCGCTGTCCGGCGTGGAGGTCGCGGTGGTGGCGATGGCCACGGAGCTCAACCTCGGGATCGCCGCCGAGCTGGGTTTCGACCTGCCCCAGGCCGGTCCGGCCGACCTGCTGATCGCGCTGCGCGGCGAGGCGGACGCCCTGGAGGCCGCGTCGGCGGAACTGGACGGGCTGCTGGCCGCGCTGTCGGCCCCGTCCGCGGGTGGTGGTGGCGGTGGCGGTGGCGCCGAACGCCCCCCGCGCACCGTCCGCGCCGCGGCCCGCGAACGCGCCGCCACCCTGGCCCTGGTCTCGGTGCCCGGCCCGCACGCGTTCGCCGAGGCGCTGGACGCGGTCGAGGCGGGCCTGTCCGTGATGATCTTCAGTGACAACGTGCCGGTCGAGCAGGAGGTGCTGCTCAAGAGGCGCGCCGCCGAGCGCGGTGTGCTGGTCATGGGTCCCGACTGCGGCACCGCGGTGATCGGCGGGGCGGGTCTCGGCTTCGCGAACGTCCTGCGGCCGGGCCCGGTCGGGCTGGTGGCCGCCTCGGGGACGGGTGCGCAGCAGGTGACCTGCCTGCTCGATCTGGCGGGGGTGGGGGTGTCCCACGTGCTGGGCGTGGGCGGTCGCGACCTGTCCGCGGACGTGGGCGGGCTGTCCACCCTGCGCGCCCTGGAGGCCCTCGACGCCGACCCCGCCACCGAGCTGATCGTCCTGATCTCCAAGCCCCCGGCCCCCGAGGTCGCGCGGGCCGTCGGGGAGGCCGTCGCGAAGCTCGGCACGCCGGTCGTGACCGCGCTGCTCGGTCCCGGCCAGGACGATCTGACCTCGGTGACCGAGGCCGCCCTGCGCGCCCTCGGCGTCCCGGTCCCCACCTGGCCCTCCTGGCCCGCCCCCGGCGCGGCGCGGACGGAGCAGCGGGCGCCCGGCGCGGCACCAGGGCTCCCCAAGACGACCACCGCGGCACCCGGGCTTCCCGAGACGACCGGTGCCAAAGCCGGGGGGAACGTGCGGGGAATCTACTCGGGCGGGACGCTGTGCGTGGAGGCGCGGCTGATCGTCGGGACCGGAGAGTTCACCGACTTCGGCGACGACGCCTACACGGTGGGCAGGGCCCACCCGATGATCGACCCGACGCTCCGTCTGGAGGCCCTGGCCGAGGTGCCGCCCGGCGACGTCGCCCTGCTCGACGTGGTACTCGGCCACGGCGCCGACCCCGACCCCGCCGCCAGGCTCGCGCCCGCGGTCGCCGAGGCCGTCGCGAGAGGCGTCACGGCGGTGGTCGCGCTGGTCGGCTCCGAGGGCGACCCTCAGGGGCTGGCCGCGCAGGCCGAGGCCCTGAACGCGGCGGGGGCCACGGTGTTCACGTCCAACGCCGAGGCCGCCGGGTACGCCGCGCGCGCGGCCACCGGGGTCGCCGCGAACGCTCGTTGA
- a CDS encoding DUF2877 domain-containing protein encodes MTVGTRPRAQRADVRTHGTGAASTALRRMLEAPRRPARVLAAFPSGVYLEVRTELEPQVIAVVTGDATRLPNAMVVTDPMPRVAVGDEASVGDGSIDVGRLSLRAHRWWNPAPPLGAVDVARLARSLPVMAELCGRSPRRPGLEGNGAAGLLAQGCAEGSLLKSVVAAEQLVGLGPGLTPSGDDVLAGLLVALRHLGGATGAGRAVWLADWLAAAVTFDVRGRTTPISAALLHCAARGEASGEVLAVLRGLAGRQSLEAALHRLLQLGHTSGADLAWGLRIGLAAVIDLEGGGNGEY; translated from the coding sequence ATGACCGTTGGAACACGCCCGAGGGCGCAGCGCGCGGACGTACGGACGCACGGGACCGGCGCGGCCAGCACGGCCCTGCGCCGGATGCTGGAGGCGCCCCGCCGCCCGGCGCGGGTGCTGGCGGCCTTCCCCTCCGGCGTCTACCTTGAGGTACGCACCGAGCTGGAACCGCAGGTCATCGCGGTGGTGACCGGGGATGCCACCCGCCTGCCCAACGCCATGGTCGTCACCGACCCGATGCCTCGCGTCGCGGTGGGCGACGAGGCGTCCGTCGGAGACGGCTCGATCGACGTCGGGCGGCTCAGCCTGCGGGCCCACCGCTGGTGGAACCCGGCCCCGCCGCTCGGTGCCGTGGACGTGGCGCGGCTGGCCCGCTCGCTGCCCGTGATGGCGGAGCTGTGCGGGCGGTCGCCGAGGCGTCCCGGGCTGGAGGGCAACGGCGCGGCCGGCCTGCTGGCCCAGGGCTGCGCCGAGGGCTCGCTGCTGAAAAGCGTGGTGGCCGCCGAGCAGCTGGTCGGCCTGGGTCCCGGACTCACGCCGAGCGGTGACGACGTGCTCGCGGGACTGCTGGTCGCGCTGCGCCACCTGGGCGGCGCGACGGGTGCGGGCCGTGCCGTGTGGCTGGCCGACTGGCTGGCCGCCGCGGTGACCTTCGACGTGCGCGGCAGGACCACCCCCATCTCGGCGGCGCTGCTGCACTGCGCCGCCCGGGGCGAGGCCAGCGGCGAGGTGCTGGCCGTGCTGCGGGGCCTGGCGGGACGGCAGTCCCTGGAGGCGGCGCTGCACCGCCTCCTGCAGCTGGGCCACACCTCCGGGGCGGACCTGGCGTGGGGACTGCGGATCGGGCTCGCGGCGGTGATCGATCTGGAAGGCGGGGGCAATGGCGAGTACTGA
- a CDS encoding PucR family transcriptional regulator, giving the protein MEPPVRPASTGTIIHGVAVGEVLGVSTLAGARLIAGERGLDRVVQRLNVMEVPDVLAWVKPHELLLTTGYPLRNTPQSLGRLVADLDERGLAALAIKLGRYLDELPEEMVEQADRLGFPLIQLPDDVGFDDILNQVLTDILNRQAAVLARAEEAHRALVQVVLAGGGLREVTAEVAGLLGVGVAVLDGMGHVLAAAGPVEHVAALRDASDASGAPEGRHTSVPVVAGGHHHGRIVACGPVGSIGDSDVGILERAATVAALVVTRQEAVNAVESKYRADFLRDVLTGRAGGSERVASRARAFGWDLQRPVTVLVAELDPEGDERAAQDRLVTCWTGAMRRHDARGAVAGFSHEVVTIVDASVDAGRLAKDAAAAFAESLPATFSTGASRTAVGAEALPEAYGQALKAARVGRQLHGNGAVAHFDQLGVYRLLSLVNDTSELHAFVRETLGPLASDDDAENADLRRTLQVLLETNLNVAETARRLHFHYNTLRYRIGKLERMLGSFTEDAHLRLNLTLALHVLRMRGI; this is encoded by the coding sequence ATGGAACCCCCCGTGCGCCCGGCGAGCACCGGAACGATCATTCACGGCGTCGCCGTCGGCGAGGTCCTCGGCGTCTCGACACTGGCGGGAGCCCGGCTGATCGCGGGGGAACGGGGCCTGGACCGCGTCGTGCAGCGCCTCAACGTGATGGAGGTGCCCGACGTCCTGGCCTGGGTCAAGCCGCACGAGCTGCTGCTCACCACCGGTTACCCGCTGCGCAACACGCCCCAGTCGCTCGGCAGGCTGGTGGCCGACCTCGACGAGCGCGGCCTGGCCGCGCTCGCCATCAAGCTCGGCCGCTATCTCGACGAGCTGCCCGAGGAGATGGTGGAGCAGGCCGACCGGCTCGGCTTCCCGCTGATCCAGCTTCCCGACGACGTCGGCTTCGACGACATCCTCAACCAGGTGCTGACCGACATCCTCAACCGCCAGGCCGCCGTGCTGGCCAGGGCGGAGGAGGCGCACCGGGCGCTGGTCCAGGTCGTGCTCGCCGGGGGCGGGCTGCGCGAGGTGACGGCCGAGGTCGCCGGGCTGCTGGGCGTGGGGGTGGCCGTGCTGGACGGGATGGGCCACGTGCTGGCCGCGGCCGGGCCCGTCGAGCACGTGGCCGCGCTGCGCGACGCCTCCGATGCCTCCGGGGCCCCCGAGGGGCGCCACACCTCGGTGCCGGTCGTGGCGGGCGGCCACCACCACGGCAGGATCGTCGCCTGCGGGCCGGTCGGGTCGATCGGTGACAGCGACGTCGGCATCCTGGAACGTGCCGCCACGGTCGCCGCGCTGGTGGTGACCCGGCAGGAGGCGGTCAACGCCGTCGAGAGCAAGTACCGCGCCGACTTCCTGCGCGACGTGCTCACCGGCAGGGCCGGGGGCTCCGAGCGGGTCGCCTCCCGGGCCAGGGCCTTCGGCTGGGACCTGCAGCGGCCGGTCACCGTGCTGGTGGCCGAGCTCGACCCCGAGGGCGACGAGCGCGCCGCCCAGGACCGCCTCGTCACCTGCTGGACCGGCGCGATGCGCCGCCACGACGCACGCGGCGCGGTGGCCGGGTTCTCCCACGAGGTCGTCACCATCGTGGACGCGTCCGTCGACGCGGGCCGCCTCGCCAAGGACGCCGCCGCCGCCTTCGCCGAGTCCCTGCCCGCCACCTTCTCCACCGGCGCCAGCCGCACCGCAGTCGGGGCCGAGGCGCTGCCCGAGGCGTACGGCCAAGCGCTGAAGGCCGCACGGGTGGGCCGTCAGCTCCACGGCAACGGCGCGGTCGCGCACTTCGACCAGCTCGGCGTCTACCGGCTGCTGTCCCTGGTCAACGACACCTCCGAGCTGCACGCCTTCGTCCGCGAGACCCTCGGCCCGCTCGCCTCCGACGACGACGCGGAGAACGCCGACCTGCGCCGTACGCTGCAGGTGCTGCTGGAGACCAACCTCAACGTGGCCGAGACGGCGCGCAGGCTGCACTTCCACTACAACACGCTGCGCTACCGGATCGGCAAGCTGGAGCGCATGCTCGGTAGCTTCACCGAGGACGCCCACCTGCGGCTGAACCTCACCCTCGCCCTGCACGTCCTGCGGATGCGCGGGATCTAA
- a CDS encoding RNA-binding S4 domain-containing protein produces the protein MNETFELETEYIPLCDLLKYCGVAETGGQAKHFIADGNVLVDGEVELRKTCKIRNGQVVTGDGFEIHVVGK, from the coding sequence GTGAACGAGACCTTCGAGCTGGAAACCGAATACATCCCGCTGTGCGACCTGCTCAAATACTGCGGCGTCGCCGAGACGGGCGGCCAGGCCAAGCACTTCATCGCCGACGGCAACGTGCTGGTGGACGGCGAGGTCGAGCTCCGCAAGACCTGCAAGATCCGTAACGGCCAGGTGGTGACCGGCGACGGCTTCGAGATCCACGTGGTCGGGAAATAG
- a CDS encoding uracil-xanthine permease family protein: MAAGWTKHGDGRTLTPGEVVRPDERLSWPRMVGFGAQHVVAMFGATFVFPLVMGLDPNVAIMFSGVGTIMFLLIVKGKVPSYLGTSASFVGGVLAIRALMGGDTPATDAIVTGAILVAGFVLALVGVAIHFLGVQIINRVFPPVVTGAVVMLIGFGLAYVVADIYWPQDQWIALITMTVTFVIIVLFKGFVGRIGILLGLIIGFVLSWGADRVFGNITAFNAGTGAVDTHPRVSFEGVAAADWIGLPSMHLPDFRFSAVLLVLPAVIALVAENVGHVKAVGEMTKTDVDPYMGRAIAADGAATVVASTFGGSPTTTYAENIGVMAATRVYSTAAYYIAAVIAILFGLCPKFGALVAATPGGVLGGITVILYGMIGLLGAKIWIENRVDFADPVNLVPIGAGIILAIGPVKHMISSDFTLEGIALGTIVVVAGYHLLRVIAGRGGGGGVGPKVPQSQREVAG, translated from the coding sequence ATGGCTGCAGGTTGGACGAAACACGGCGACGGCAGAACACTCACTCCTGGAGAGGTGGTCAGACCCGACGAGCGGCTGTCATGGCCGCGCATGGTCGGGTTCGGGGCGCAGCACGTCGTCGCGATGTTCGGCGCGACCTTCGTCTTCCCCCTGGTGATGGGACTCGACCCCAACGTCGCCATCATGTTCTCGGGCGTCGGAACGATCATGTTCCTGCTCATCGTGAAGGGGAAGGTCCCCAGCTACCTCGGGACCAGCGCGTCGTTCGTGGGCGGTGTGCTCGCGATCCGGGCGCTCATGGGCGGTGACACGCCCGCCACCGACGCGATCGTCACCGGCGCCATCCTCGTCGCCGGATTCGTCCTCGCGCTCGTGGGCGTGGCCATCCACTTCCTCGGCGTACAGATCATCAACCGCGTCTTCCCGCCGGTCGTCACCGGCGCCGTCGTCATGCTGATCGGCTTCGGCCTGGCGTACGTCGTCGCCGACATCTACTGGCCGCAGGACCAGTGGATCGCCCTGATCACGATGACCGTCACCTTCGTCATCATCGTGCTCTTCAAGGGCTTCGTCGGCAGGATCGGCATCCTGCTCGGCCTGATCATCGGTTTCGTCCTCTCCTGGGGGGCCGACAGGGTCTTCGGGAACATCACCGCCTTCAACGCGGGCACCGGCGCGGTCGACACGCACCCGAGGGTGAGCTTCGAGGGCGTGGCGGCGGCCGACTGGATCGGCCTGCCGAGCATGCACCTCCCCGACTTCAGGTTCTCCGCCGTGCTGCTGGTCCTCCCGGCGGTGATCGCGCTGGTCGCCGAGAACGTCGGGCACGTCAAGGCCGTCGGCGAGATGACCAAGACCGACGTCGACCCGTACATGGGCCGGGCGATCGCCGCCGACGGCGCCGCCACCGTCGTCGCCAGCACCTTCGGCGGCTCCCCGACCACCACCTACGCCGAGAACATCGGCGTGATGGCCGCCACCCGCGTCTACTCGACGGCCGCCTACTACATCGCCGCCGTCATCGCGATACTGTTCGGCCTCTGCCCCAAGTTCGGCGCGCTGGTCGCGGCCACACCGGGCGGCGTGCTCGGCGGCATCACCGTCATCCTGTACGGCATGATCGGCCTGCTCGGCGCGAAGATCTGGATCGAGAACCGGGTCGACTTCGCCGACCCCGTCAACCTCGTCCCGATCGGGGCCGGGATCATCCTCGCCATCGGCCCGGTCAAGCATATGATCAGCTCGGACTTCACGCTGGAGGGCATCGCCCTCGGCACCATCGTGGTGGTGGCCGGTTACCACCTGCTCCGGGTCATCGCGGGCCGGGGCGGCGGTGGTGGCGTCGGTCCGAAGGTGCCCCAGTCGCAACGAGAGGTCGCCGGGTGA
- a CDS encoding FAD binding domain-containing protein, with the protein MKPPPFEYHAPRSLGEALDALAGTGEHGKVLAGGQSLIPMLNMRLAAPAHLVDINRLSELAFVDVAPEGVRVGALARHAQVERHEPAAAAQPLLRQALRLVAHPVIRNRGTVVGSLAHADPAAELPAVLTLLRGSVRLARPGAARDVPAEDFFTGPLESAIDPGELAVSAFFPAPPPRSGTAFREVARRHGDYALAGIAALVVLDDDLRITSATVACVSLGPVPLLVDVSEAVGHRPSASADWASAARAVRERVDPEADIHATAAYRRHLAGVLTEQALRDAAREAADA; encoded by the coding sequence GTGAAGCCACCCCCGTTCGAATACCACGCTCCCCGCTCCCTCGGCGAGGCGCTCGACGCCCTCGCCGGGACCGGGGAGCACGGCAAGGTGCTCGCCGGGGGGCAGAGCCTGATCCCGATGCTGAACATGCGGCTGGCCGCCCCCGCCCACCTGGTCGACATCAACCGGCTGTCCGAGCTGGCGTTCGTCGACGTCGCACCGGAGGGCGTCCGGGTCGGCGCTCTCGCCAGGCACGCCCAGGTGGAACGGCACGAACCGGCCGCCGCGGCCCAGCCGCTGCTGCGCCAGGCGCTCCGGCTGGTGGCCCACCCGGTGATCCGCAACCGGGGAACCGTCGTCGGCAGCCTGGCCCACGCCGACCCCGCCGCCGAGCTGCCCGCCGTCCTCACCCTGCTGAGGGGCTCGGTACGGCTGGCGCGGCCCGGCGCCGCCAGGGACGTCCCCGCGGAGGACTTCTTCACCGGCCCGCTGGAGTCGGCGATCGACCCGGGAGAGCTGGCCGTCTCCGCGTTCTTCCCCGCGCCGCCCCCGCGCTCGGGCACCGCGTTCCGCGAGGTCGCCCGGCGGCACGGAGACTACGCCCTGGCCGGGATCGCGGCGCTGGTCGTCCTGGACGACGACCTGCGGATCACCTCGGCCACGGTGGCGTGCGTGAGCCTCGGCCCCGTCCCGCTGCTCGTGGACGTCTCCGAGGCCGTCGGCCACCGCCCGTCCGCCTCGGCCGACTGGGCCTCGGCGGCCCGCGCCGTACGGGAACGGGTCGACCCCGAGGCCGACATCCACGCGACCGCCGCCTACCGGCGGCACCTCGCCGGAGTCCTCACCGAGCAGGCACTTCGTGACGCCGCCAGGGAGGCCGCGGATGCATGA
- a CDS encoding (2Fe-2S)-binding protein produces the protein MHEITLTVNGVLRQAEVPARRLLSDCLRHDLGLTGTHVGCEHGVCGCCTVLLDGEPVRSCLTFAVTVDGRDITTVEGLAGTDGTLSPVQRAFAECHGLQCGFCTPGFLCTVTALLRDNPAPTDEEVLEGISGNLCRCTGYQNIVKSVHRAAEIMAEEP, from the coding sequence ATGCATGAGATCACGCTGACCGTCAACGGGGTGCTCCGGCAGGCCGAGGTCCCGGCGCGGCGGCTGCTGTCCGACTGCCTGCGGCACGACCTCGGCCTGACCGGCACGCACGTCGGGTGCGAGCACGGGGTCTGCGGGTGCTGCACGGTGTTGCTGGACGGCGAGCCCGTCCGCTCCTGCCTGACGTTCGCGGTCACCGTGGACGGGCGCGACATCACCACCGTCGAGGGACTCGCCGGCACCGACGGCACGCTCTCGCCGGTGCAGCGAGCCTTCGCCGAGTGCCACGGCCTGCAGTGCGGCTTCTGCACCCCCGGCTTCCTGTGCACGGTGACCGCGCTGCTGCGGGACAACCCGGCGCCGACCGACGAGGAGGTGCTGGAGGGCATCTCCGGCAACCTGTGCCGGTGCACGGGTTACCAGAACATCGTCAAGTCCGTCCACCGCGCGGCCGAGATCATGGCGGAGGAGCCGTGA
- the cutA gene encoding aerobic carbon-monoxide dehydrogenase large subunit encodes MTTKLFGEPVRRREDPRLLTGQGRYVDDLGAGALEAAFVRSPHAHARIRDIDVSAAIEVDGLVAIYTWEDLPGALAQPLPLLIPHPALTHGRTAYPLAREIVRHVGEPVVMVVARDRYLAEDACALIRVDYEILKPVVGVEEAAQSAQLVHEGVPGNVGAHLVQEVPSAAGLGAREAIDAAPHTLSFRLDIERSASMPLEGRGVYARWDADDQSLRVHSSTQTSTSVRMAIAAKLGLPLPKVEVIAPDVGGGFGVKIVHPWPEEILVPWAAITLGQEVKWTEDRREHFISSAHERAQVQSVRVGFDDEGRVLGLDVEILHDHGAYTPYGIIVPIITSTQLLGPYRIGAYRVEFSSIYTNTVQVTPYRGAGRPQGVFCMERTMDHIAEYLGADRTRVRAANFIQPDEFPYDQGLIFQDGRPLIYDSGDYPESLRMLKELIGWDDFPALKARAAEEGRAIGIGIGCYVEGTGVGPYEGGHVQITSDGRVHVSTGLTSQGQGHETVFAQIAASELGVPMERVSVVTGDTRRFGYAVGTFASRAAVMSGNAIALACRKVREKALRIAADALEADPRDLEIVDGEVRVAGTPGASIPLATVAVLSNPLRYAFDEEAARATQFAGVASYDRPPVAEGEEPGLEGRDYYSPIRSTFASGMHAAIVETDPLTAEIRILRYAVVHDCGKLINPMIVEGQIHGGVAQGVGGALYEKMVYDGHGQLLNASFMDFLMPYATEVPFIETAHLETPSPLNPLGIKGAGEAGVIPVSAVLASAIEDAEGIRIDKMPISPSDLFDLRRAATD; translated from the coding sequence GTGACCACGAAACTGTTCGGCGAACCGGTCCGGCGCCGCGAGGACCCCCGGCTGCTGACCGGTCAGGGCCGCTACGTCGACGACCTGGGAGCCGGGGCGCTGGAGGCGGCGTTCGTCCGGTCCCCGCACGCCCACGCCAGGATCCGCGACATCGACGTCTCGGCCGCCATCGAGGTCGACGGGCTGGTGGCGATCTACACCTGGGAGGACCTCCCCGGCGCGCTCGCCCAGCCGCTGCCGCTGCTCATCCCGCACCCGGCGCTCACCCACGGCCGCACCGCGTACCCGCTGGCCCGCGAGATCGTCAGGCACGTCGGCGAGCCCGTCGTGATGGTCGTCGCCCGCGACCGCTACCTCGCCGAGGACGCCTGCGCGCTCATCCGGGTCGACTACGAGATCCTCAAGCCGGTGGTCGGCGTGGAGGAGGCGGCGCAGTCGGCCCAGCTCGTCCACGAGGGCGTGCCGGGCAATGTCGGCGCGCACCTGGTTCAGGAGGTGCCCTCGGCCGCCGGGCTCGGCGCGCGCGAGGCCATCGACGCCGCGCCGCACACGCTGTCCTTCCGGCTCGACATCGAGCGCAGCGCGTCCATGCCGCTGGAGGGACGCGGCGTGTACGCCCGCTGGGACGCCGACGACCAGTCCCTGCGCGTCCACTCCAGCACCCAGACCTCCACCAGCGTCCGCATGGCCATCGCGGCCAAGCTCGGCCTGCCGCTGCCGAAGGTCGAGGTGATCGCCCCCGACGTGGGCGGCGGGTTCGGCGTGAAGATCGTGCACCCGTGGCCGGAGGAGATCCTCGTCCCGTGGGCGGCGATCACGCTCGGCCAGGAGGTCAAGTGGACCGAGGACCGGCGCGAGCACTTCATCTCCTCCGCGCACGAGCGGGCCCAGGTGCAGTCGGTCCGGGTCGGCTTCGACGACGAGGGCCGGGTGCTCGGCCTGGACGTCGAGATCCTGCACGACCACGGCGCCTACACGCCGTACGGGATCATCGTGCCGATCATCACCTCCACCCAGCTGCTCGGCCCCTACCGGATCGGCGCCTACCGGGTCGAGTTCTCCTCGATCTACACCAACACCGTGCAGGTCACCCCGTACCGGGGCGCGGGCCGCCCCCAGGGGGTCTTCTGCATGGAGCGCACCATGGACCACATCGCCGAGTACCTCGGCGCCGACCGCACGCGGGTGCGCGCGGCCAACTTCATCCAGCCCGACGAGTTCCCCTACGACCAGGGCCTGATCTTCCAGGACGGCCGCCCGCTGATCTACGACAGCGGCGACTACCCCGAGTCGCTGCGGATGCTCAAGGAGCTGATCGGCTGGGACGACTTCCCCGCGCTGAAGGCCCGCGCCGCCGAGGAGGGCCGCGCGATCGGGATCGGCATCGGCTGCTACGTCGAGGGCACCGGCGTCGGCCCGTACGAGGGCGGGCACGTCCAGATCACCTCCGACGGCCGGGTGCACGTCTCCACCGGGCTCACCTCGCAGGGGCAGGGCCACGAGACGGTGTTCGCGCAGATCGCGGCGTCCGAGCTGGGCGTGCCGATGGAACGGGTCTCGGTCGTCACCGGCGACACCCGCAGGTTCGGCTACGCGGTCGGCACGTTCGCCTCGCGCGCCGCGGTGATGAGCGGCAACGCGATCGCGCTGGCCTGCAGGAAGGTCAGGGAGAAGGCCCTGCGCATCGCCGCCGACGCGCTGGAGGCCGACCCCCGCGACCTGGAGATCGTCGACGGGGAGGTGCGGGTGGCGGGCACCCCCGGCGCCTCGATCCCGCTGGCGACCGTGGCGGTGCTGTCCAACCCGCTGCGCTACGCCTTCGACGAGGAGGCGGCCAGGGCCACCCAGTTCGCGGGCGTCGCGTCCTACGACCGGCCTCCGGTGGCCGAGGGGGAGGAGCCGGGGCTGGAGGGCCGCGACTACTACTCGCCGATCCGCTCGACCTTCGCCTCCGGCATGCACGCGGCCATCGTCGAGACCGACCCGCTGACCGCCGAGATCCGCATCCTGCGCTACGCCGTCGTGCACGACTGCGGCAAGCTGATCAACCCGATGATCGTCGAGGGTCAGATCCACGGCGGGGTCGCCCAGGGCGTCGGCGGCGCCCTGTACGAGAAGATGGTCTACGACGGTCACGGTCAGCTGCTGAACGCCTCCTTCATGGACTTCCTGATGCCGTACGCCACCGAGGTGCCCTTCATCGAGACCGCCCACCTGGAGACCCCGTCCCCGCTCAACCCCCTCGGTATCAAGGGCGCGGGCGAGGCGGGGGTGATCCCGGTCTCGGCGGTGCTCGCCTCGGCCATCGAGGACGCAGAGGGCATCAGGATCGACAAGATGCCCATCTCCCCGTCGGACCTCTTCGACCTCCGCCGCGCCGCCACGGACTGA
- a CDS encoding 5'-methylthioadenosine/S-adenosylhomocysteine nucleosidase family protein, producing MDSNSGIANYGGSMEVSQSAVGHGATVNISADREKKSPHARRADIGVITVLGKETNAVRDVLGLRRVQIGGLPFSEGSLGVQGGAIRVAAIQALSQGQRSTVTAFGHLQRHYRPAVVVLTGIGGSIDKNVSIGDVVVTPRVVYYDLRKETSKGSQRRGEGREAPAVIGHAINSFFSDRGEPAIFPATENTGVTRDYRVHSGLIGSGDAVIADAESEIIRYLRTFSDKILAVDMEAGGLTQAFLEQDEPQTVHGWAVVRGISDSANSAKNDDYHDIAARHAATVLHSLLPYLHLPTTDTT from the coding sequence ATGGACAGCAACAGCGGCATTGCCAACTATGGGGGATCCATGGAGGTCAGCCAATCCGCGGTCGGTCATGGAGCGACAGTCAACATATCGGCCGACCGGGAAAAGAAGTCGCCACACGCCAGACGTGCCGATATAGGGGTGATCACTGTTCTCGGGAAGGAGACCAACGCAGTCCGCGACGTGCTCGGCCTGCGACGAGTTCAGATCGGCGGACTGCCCTTCTCTGAAGGAAGCTTGGGCGTCCAGGGCGGGGCCATCCGAGTCGCCGCGATTCAAGCCCTGTCCCAGGGACAGAGGTCGACGGTCACAGCCTTCGGTCACCTTCAACGGCATTACCGACCCGCCGTCGTCGTACTGACCGGGATCGGCGGAAGCATTGACAAGAACGTCTCGATTGGTGATGTCGTGGTGACCCCCAGGGTCGTCTACTACGACCTGCGCAAGGAGACCTCCAAGGGATCCCAGCGCAGAGGTGAGGGGAGGGAGGCGCCGGCTGTGATCGGTCATGCCATCAACTCCTTCTTCTCCGACCGCGGCGAGCCGGCCATTTTCCCGGCCACCGAGAACACCGGCGTCACGCGCGATTACCGGGTGCACAGCGGGCTGATCGGCTCAGGTGATGCGGTGATCGCGGATGCAGAATCAGAGATCATCCGATATCTGAGAACGTTCAGCGACAAGATCCTCGCGGTGGACATGGAGGCCGGTGGCCTCACCCAGGCCTTCCTTGAACAGGACGAGCCCCAAACAGTGCACGGCTGGGCCGTTGTCCGCGGGATCTCCGACAGTGCCAATTCAGCAAAAAACGACGACTACCACGACATCGCCGCGCGGCACGCGGCAACCGTCCTGCACAGCCTCCTCCCCTACCTGCATCTGCCGACAACCGACACGACGTGA